The DNA sequence ATTCCCctataaaataagagaaaaagttCTCTAAGCTGTTGGGGTAAGGTATGCTAaaacctttttctctcttcttttcacaTAAAAGTTCCCTCCAACATATGATACTATATTGTCTCATCTCATTGGTATGATATTTTATACCGCTTGTTTAGAGATCTCTAATCCCTCTAATGTGTATCTTATGATTGGGAGACTTGAATGCACCCCAAGACCGTCTAGCCACCGTGGCCACTGCAGGATGAGAAATTAATTGAACATTCAATGAACCAAGACATATCACTTACTGGGACAAAGACAAAGAGAGGgcgaaagagagagaagcttaTGCTTAAAGGAGAGAAAGACAATAAGAGTCAGGGAGGGGTAATGGTGCATGTattgggagagagaaaagataaaataaaaaataaagagagggCTAGGAGGGTTTGGGGTGGGCTGGGGAAGAGGGGGTTAATTTATAGGCAAGTAGGATTCATATGGTAAGAACAATTaaggagaaaattttcctttgtgCAAAGTGAAGGGTTCATAACCCAAGAATTTAAGGTCATGAGATTTGTTTATATATACATTGAtaattttttcccctaaaaGTTTGAGTTAAAAAGATTAATAGTAGCAAACATGTAGGGATGTCAAGTATTTGACTCTTAAAAAGTGTATCAAAAGAGTTTTCCTAACATTTCTTCTTCCACGATACTCATCTAACTATCTAAACACAACTTTAACTAGGAAATCGATTTAAAAGATTGCCAACCAAATATTTTGAGCTGTTTGCCAAAGAAACTTATAATAATTTCGACTTATAATATAGATTTATTGGGAGAAGTCCTAGTTGGCGCCCCTTGTGTCACTGTCTCCCAATTTGAGATTGAAACAATATTTCTCTTATCTATTTGAAAAGATTGAGATAATACCTTTCCTACCTTTTTGAGATCGATATAATCTCTTCCATCTTTTAATTTCCTTATTATGTATAAACAACTATCTTTCCCTAATTTTGTATACCTATCTTCAAATAAAAGGATCTTTTGGTTGGCAGCATCATTTcatacaattttattttttaaatcaaccATAAATAGATAAAGGCTAGGATAAAGAAAAAACATGACAACAGTAGTAAACAATCTAAATAACTAGTCAACTGGCTCATAAAACTCCATAAAAAAAAGGGTGGAAAAGGGCACAAGTGTATGGATAATAAGGAATATAGATCTATTAATTccagaaaaaaaacaaaaaaggtggCCAAGGGCACAAGTGTATGGATAGTAAGGGATATAGATCTATCTATCCACGCAATTCCAGACTTGGATATATCCCAAACTCCAAACGCGTGTTCAGAATGGAGATCGTTCTAATCCGACAGTGTAAAGTGGGTGGGACCGATGGCACAGTTCTGTATATTAAAATACTTATTCTGACCCATGTGGGAAGTGGGAGCTGATCGGAAAACGTAGAAGCCCAACTATGCTTGTCAGGCGACTCAGGCCACACATTTGTAATACCCAATTGGTTGATTTGATGGGTTTTGATCATCTGTGCATGCCTGCATGTTTACCTTTGATGGGTAAACTTTTCTTGCATATACCCAAATAATTatcaagatctctctctctctcactgtgTGTGTATCTGAGAAACAGAATGTCGAATCTTCCAAgtgaggagaaaagggaaggagaGTTGAGTCTTGAAACTCCTCTGCTTAATCCAGGCACAAATGTAATTAATGGGGTTGGAGTAGATAAGTGCAATAAGAGATCAGACATTGTTGGGGAGATAAAGAAGCAGTTGTGGTTGGCAGGGCCTTTGACATGTGTTTGTTTCTTGCAGTTCAGTTGGCAGGTGATCTCCATCATGTTTGTGGGTCACCTTGGAGAGCTAGCTCTAGCTAGTGCTTCTCTGGGCACTTCCTTTGCTTCAGTCACTGGTTTCAGTTTAATGGTACGAagaactgttttttttttttttttttgggtctctTTTGTCTTCCTTAGACAATTCattaattgaatatcatctatTGTTGATGAATAGACAGGAATGGGAAGTGCATTAGACACCTTATGTGGTCAGTCCTATGGAGCAAAACAGTATCATATGCTTGGAATACATTTGCAGAGGGGCATGTTTGTTCTTTTACTTGTATGCATTCCTGTAGCTTGTATTTGGTGTAACACAGCCCACATACTAATAAGCCTAGGGCAGGACCCAGATATATCTGAGGGAGCTGGAGTATATGCTCATTACTTGATTCCTGCAATTTTTGCTTTTGGACTCCTTCAGTGTCTTAACAAGTTCTTGCAAGCACAGAACATTGTCTTTCCAATGATGATAATCTCAGGAATTACAACTTTACTACACTTTCTAGTGTGTTGGTTGCTAGTTTTCAAATCTGGGCTTGGTCATAGAGGTGCTGCTTTGGCAAATGGCATCTCTTATTGGACTTGTGTGTTACTGATGGCACTTTATGTCAAGTTCTCTGCTGCTTGCAAGTCAACTTGGACTGGTTTTTCAAGGGAGGCTTTACACAACATCCTTGATTTCTTGAGGCTTGGGATTCCATCAGGTTTTATGGTCTGGTAAGCAATAATTTTCTGCTGACATTTTCATTTTGAGTCTCTTAGATTTTTGCATAAGATTCTATTTGTTTGGCCTCAAAATGGCTGGAAGTGTGGGGGTACGATGTCTCCATTTTCTCAGGCTATAAATATTTCGTTAAATTTTCAATATAagttttcgttatatatttatagcgatgttttctttctctgtaagcaagttgagagaggtgtgaggatggaCGTTGTAACTCTAtactccattgatagtgaagtaggatttCACTAGACAATCCTGTGGAATCTCATAAATCAGTgtgcattgtgtgattgtttgttcttgtttttccattcttttctacatcattttagggttgcatttctataGTAAGATGAagaatataaaatttttatgcaGATTTATTAATGTAAATTCTCTATTCAAATAATATTTTACATGGAAATTTTCTTCTATGTAAAATTATCCTACTTTATCATTGTCTCGTttttcagccttatcccaacctaCATGGACACAAATGTGGCCCGAAAttatttcagaaaaaataaacatgTGGGATAGTACAGTTTTATTGAAGGGCCACAATTTCATGCCTCAAAACTGCATGTGATAATTTCTTtacagaataattttttttttaacattatttaatTTACTTCAAGCATTTTTCGCCCAAACAAATGGAGCAAGGGAAATTTACCTACGTGATCTCTTTAGAATGCTAATtgttcattgctttttaatatGTTAGTTAACATTTTGTATTCTTTGATGACTCAAACAGCATAGAGTTTTGGTCATTCGAGGCAATGGTTCTTATGTCTGGTCTTCTTCTTGATCCACAACTAGAAACATCAACACTATCAATAATGTGAGTCTCACCTGCAATtgaaaattacttgatttttTGGGAAGAATTATTTTGTAGATTCATTCACATTCAATGATAGATATATTTATGAGTTCTATAAGAAGATTAATAAGAAATCATACCAATCCAACTTGATTTGTGCAAAATCAAATCAACTTGATTCTTAACAACTTTGTTCTTAATTATAACTTCTTCATCCATGTTCTCAGCCTCAACACATGTTGTTGGACATTCAATATCTCATTTGGTCTTAGTAGCACTGCAAGGTTAGTTCATTTGAATACTCTTGATCAATTCCCACACCTTGTGTTTATATATATTAGCtagatttttttcatttaaatccATGTTCCTCTTCTGTA is a window from the Macadamia integrifolia cultivar HAES 741 chromosome 5, SCU_Mint_v3, whole genome shotgun sequence genome containing:
- the LOC122079546 gene encoding protein DETOXIFICATION 16-like; protein product: MSNLPSEEKREGELSLETPLLNPGTNVINGVGVDKCNKRSDIVGEIKKQLWLAGPLTCVCFLQFSWQVISIMFVGHLGELALASASLGTSFASVTGFSLMTGMGSALDTLCGQSYGAKQYHMLGIHLQRGMFVLLLVCIPVACIWCNTAHILISLGQDPDISEGAGVYAHYLIPAIFAFGLLQCLNKFLQAQNIVFPMMIISGITTLLHFLVCWLLVFKSGLGHRGAALANGISYWTCVLLMALYVKFSAACKSTWTGFSREALHNILDFLRLGIPSGFMVCIEFWSFEAMVLMSGLLLDPQLETSTLSIILNTCCWTFNISFGLSSTASTRVSNELGAGRPQAARLAVHSVLLIATVDGTLLGLAMILLRDCWGYLFSNEERVVRHVADIIPLLAVSIFLDGYQCALTGIIRGSGKQKTAVYINIGAYYLIGIPTAIIFAFIFHTGARGLWLGIVCALFVQVLSFLILTICTNWNKEAAKAMDRVHESEVSVDRTA